One part of the Thermodesulfovibrio sp. 3462-1 genome encodes these proteins:
- a CDS encoding ferritin family protein, with amino-acid sequence MLSKIPFSMEKLEQGDITREILRIGLIAELDAINLYEQLASLTNDEKIKAVFLDIAREEKTHVGEFLTLLLMNDEEQEDELEEGKEEVEELFEEEEE; translated from the coding sequence ATGCTTTCAAAAATACCTTTCTCAATGGAAAAATTAGAACAGGGAGACATTACCAGAGAAATTTTAAGAATAGGGCTTATTGCAGAGCTTGATGCTATCAATCTCTATGAACAACTTGCTTCATTAACAAATGATGAAAAAATTAAAGCTGTTTTTCTTGACATTGCAAGAGAAGAAAAAACCCATGTAGGTGAATTCCTCACTCTTCTCCTTATGAATGATGAAGAACAGGAAGATGAGCTTGAAGAAGGAAAAGAAGAAGTTGAGGAATTGTTTGAGGAAGAGGAAGAATAG
- a CDS encoding vitamin B12-dependent ribonucleotide reductase has product MEKFKLSLQLTHNAIEVLKRRYLKKDEEGKIIETPEELFHRVATAIAQIDAIYGKSEKDVNKTKEEFYELMTTLKFLPNSPTLMNAGTPLGQLSACFVLPVEDSMEGIFDAVKYAAIIHKSGGGTGFSFSRLRPKGDVVGSTKGISSGPVSFMSVFDSATEAVKQGGRRRGANMGLLRVDHPDIVEFIKCKDDLTKFTNFNISVGLTEEFMKAVINDEEYDLINPRTLQTVKRLKAKEVFDLIVHQAWKNGEPGIVFLDRINATNPTPELGEIEATNPCGEQPLLPYESCNLGSINLAKMVRNNTVDWEVLRSTVWKAVHFLDNVIDANRYPLEIIEKNTKANRKIGLGVMGWADMLVQLKIPYNSKEALSLAEELMKFILQEGRNASQELAKERGTFPNYPKSIYYGKMPLRNATITTVAPTGTLSIIAGCSSGIEPLFAICFARNVMDGTRLVEVNSYFRKEMEKLGLWSDALAEKIAETGSIQEIKEIPEEIKKIFVTAHEISPSEHIRMQAAFQQYVDNAVSKTVNLPNHATEEDVREVYLLAYRLGCKGVTVYRDGSRQGQVIQKTKTEAQSIPLTLKPRKRPEVLKGVTRLMKTGCGNLYVTINKDEESKPFEVFTNIGKAGGCAASQAEAIGRLISLALRSGIEPEEIIKQLKGISCHAPVWCSSGKITSCSDAIAKAIEAEIRESSHSKMGDSKASGDSVAQRVSQNSKLTVQISDDEAAHYGACPECGSALSYEEGCVICHSCGFTRCS; this is encoded by the coding sequence ATGGAAAAATTTAAGCTATCTTTACAATTAACACACAATGCAATAGAAGTTTTAAAAAGAAGGTATCTTAAAAAAGATGAAGAGGGCAAAATTATAGAAACACCAGAGGAATTATTCCATCGTGTAGCAACAGCAATTGCTCAAATAGACGCAATTTACGGCAAATCTGAAAAAGATGTCAATAAAACAAAAGAGGAATTCTACGAGCTTATGACAACACTTAAATTTTTGCCAAACTCTCCTACTTTAATGAATGCTGGAACTCCGCTCGGGCAACTTAGTGCCTGTTTTGTCTTACCAGTGGAAGACTCTATGGAAGGAATTTTTGATGCAGTAAAGTATGCTGCGATCATTCATAAATCAGGAGGAGGAACAGGTTTTAGTTTCTCTCGTCTCAGACCCAAAGGAGATGTTGTAGGCTCAACAAAGGGAATAAGTTCAGGTCCTGTATCATTCATGAGTGTTTTTGATTCTGCAACAGAAGCAGTAAAACAGGGCGGTCGTCGTAGAGGAGCTAATATGGGACTTCTAAGAGTTGATCATCCTGACATCGTTGAATTTATAAAATGTAAAGATGACCTTACAAAATTTACTAATTTTAATATCTCTGTTGGTCTCACTGAAGAGTTCATGAAAGCAGTTATAAATGATGAAGAATATGATCTTATAAATCCAAGAACACTGCAAACTGTAAAAAGGCTTAAAGCAAAAGAAGTTTTTGATCTTATTGTGCACCAGGCATGGAAAAATGGTGAACCAGGCATTGTTTTCCTTGACAGAATTAATGCTACAAATCCAACACCTGAGCTCGGTGAAATTGAAGCAACAAATCCCTGCGGAGAACAACCTCTTTTACCATATGAGTCCTGTAATCTTGGATCAATAAATCTTGCAAAGATGGTTAGAAACAACACTGTTGACTGGGAAGTTTTAAGAAGCACCGTATGGAAGGCTGTTCATTTCCTTGACAATGTAATTGATGCAAATAGGTACCCCTTAGAAATCATAGAAAAGAATACAAAGGCAAACAGAAAAATAGGGCTCGGAGTAATGGGCTGGGCTGATATGCTTGTTCAGTTAAAAATTCCTTACAACTCAAAGGAAGCTCTCAGTTTGGCAGAAGAGTTGATGAAGTTTATACTTCAAGAAGGAAGGAATGCTTCTCAAGAACTTGCAAAAGAAAGAGGAACCTTTCCTAACTATCCCAAGAGCATTTATTACGGAAAAATGCCTTTAAGAAATGCCACTATTACAACAGTGGCACCTACAGGAACACTGAGCATAATTGCAGGATGTTCTTCTGGAATTGAACCTCTTTTTGCAATATGTTTTGCAAGAAATGTAATGGATGGAACACGTCTTGTAGAAGTTAATTCTTATTTCAGAAAAGAGATGGAAAAATTAGGACTCTGGTCTGATGCTTTAGCTGAAAAGATAGCTGAAACAGGTTCAATTCAGGAAATTAAAGAAATTCCTGAGGAGATTAAAAAAATATTCGTTACAGCTCATGAAATCTCTCCATCTGAACATATTCGCATGCAGGCAGCATTTCAACAATATGTTGACAACGCAGTCAGCAAAACAGTAAATCTTCCAAATCATGCAACAGAGGAAGATGTAAGAGAAGTTTACCTTCTTGCCTATCGTCTTGGATGTAAAGGTGTTACTGTTTACAGAGATGGCTCAAGACAGGGACAGGTCATCCAGAAGACTAAAACAGAAGCTCAAAGCATTCCTTTAACTCTTAAACCAAGAAAAAGACCTGAGGTTCTAAAAGGAGTTACAAGGCTGATGAAAACAGGCTGCGGAAATCTTTATGTAACAATAAATAAAGATGAGGAAAGCAAACCCTTTGAAGTTTTCACAAATATAGGTAAAGCAGGTGGATGTGCTGCTTCTCAGGCAGAAGCAATTGGTAGACTTATATCTCTTGCTTTAAGAAGTGGTATTGAACCAGAGGAGATAATAAAACAGCTTAAAGGAATATCCTGTCATGCTCCTGTTTGGTGTAGCAGTGGTAAAATTACAAGCTGTTCAGATGCAATTGCAAAGGCAATAGAAGCCGA
- a CDS encoding sodium:calcium antiporter: MTADIFLLLFNLMLILLSAEIFTNGVEVFGKKLSLSQAVTGSILAAVGTALPETILPLVAILLHKGEAGHSIGIGAILGAPFMLSTLAFLLIGLTVLSGYISKRRAFVFEAEIPTIKRDLIFFLIMYSSGIFLPMLIKQHIVVAFLLVFCYIAYLYVTFKSESGGILHEEKLYFDKIFGKVLPIKRFETLLSVAQVLLALFIMIECAHGFVSTLEHVSLKIGFDPLLFALLIAPVATELPEKFNSVTWTFKGRDTLAMGNVTGAMVFQSTFPVSVGIIFTDWNITGYALLSASLAILSGAIILGEIFIRKKISPLTLIFSGSFYLIYALIIIKPF, encoded by the coding sequence ATGACTGCAGATATTTTTCTACTACTTTTTAATCTAATGTTGATACTACTAAGTGCGGAAATTTTTACAAATGGAGTTGAAGTCTTCGGGAAAAAGCTTTCCCTTAGTCAGGCAGTTACAGGAAGCATACTTGCTGCAGTGGGAACAGCTCTTCCTGAGACAATTTTACCTCTGGTTGCAATATTATTACATAAAGGAGAGGCAGGCCATAGCATTGGCATTGGCGCAATTCTGGGTGCGCCTTTTATGCTTTCTACTCTGGCATTTTTATTGATAGGATTGACAGTTCTTTCTGGATACATTTCAAAAAGGAGAGCTTTTGTTTTTGAAGCAGAAATTCCTACAATAAAGAGAGATTTAATTTTTTTTCTTATTATGTATTCATCAGGAATTTTTCTTCCAATGCTTATAAAACAACATATTGTAGTGGCTTTTTTACTTGTTTTTTGTTATATTGCCTATCTTTATGTGACCTTTAAAAGTGAAAGTGGAGGAATTTTACATGAGGAAAAACTTTATTTTGATAAAATTTTTGGAAAAGTTCTGCCAATAAAAAGATTTGAGACTTTGTTGTCGGTTGCCCAGGTTTTACTTGCTCTTTTTATAATGATTGAATGTGCTCATGGATTTGTCTCTACGCTTGAGCATGTTTCTCTAAAGATAGGATTTGATCCTCTTTTATTTGCTCTTTTGATTGCTCCAGTTGCAACTGAGCTTCCTGAAAAATTTAACTCTGTAACATGGACATTTAAAGGAAGAGATACTCTCGCAATGGGAAATGTAACTGGTGCAATGGTTTTTCAGTCAACTTTTCCAGTATCTGTGGGGATTATTTTTACAGACTGGAATATTACTGGTTATGCTCTATTGAGCGCTTCTTTGGCAATTTTATCAGGAGCAATAATTTTAGGGGAAATCTTTATAAGAAAAAAGATTTCCCCTCTTACTTTAATTTTTTCAGGTTCTTTTTACTTGATATACGCTTTGATAATTATAAAACCCTTTTAA
- a CDS encoding YtxH domain-containing protein: MREEGKILAAFLLGGVIGAAFALLYAPKSGEETRKEIKKKAKELKKKTVRAAEELYEEIEEFSEMLKEKVKDIKERGEDAKKEILNQIEKLTKVIDEKKKKLLEKLD; this comes from the coding sequence ATGAGAGAGGAAGGCAAAATTTTAGCAGCGTTTCTTTTAGGAGGGGTAATTGGAGCAGCCTTTGCGCTTCTTTATGCACCAAAGTCAGGAGAAGAAACAAGAAAAGAAATTAAAAAGAAAGCTAAAGAGCTTAAGAAAAAAACTGTCAGAGCAGCGGAAGAGCTTTATGAAGAGATTGAAGAATTCTCAGAAATGCTGAAAGAGAAAGTCAAAGATATTAAAGAGCGTGGAGAGGATGCTAAAAAAGAGATTTTAAATCAGATTGAAAAACTTACAAAAGTAATTGATGAGAAAAAGAAGAAGCTTCTGGAGAAGCTTGATTGA